A genome region from Labilibaculum antarcticum includes the following:
- a CDS encoding LbetaH domain-containing protein, producing the protein MRWIILAGQFFYIPHLLLYAVARSKNLIKADLYSTQVCNKKGVRLLYDLSYELVTNRYFRTLFYFRTPGLFSKILRVFYPKHPSFTIDIYTKVGGGLRLAHPYSTILNAKVIGENVYINHLVTIGEKNGKRPILGSNVEVHANAIIIGGITIGDNAIIGAGAVVVKDVPKNAIVVGNPARIINKVENK; encoded by the coding sequence ATGAGATGGATAATTTTGGCAGGTCAGTTTTTCTATATTCCACATTTATTATTGTATGCTGTAGCAAGAAGTAAAAATCTTATTAAAGCAGACTTATATTCAACCCAAGTGTGCAATAAAAAGGGAGTTAGGTTATTATACGACTTGTCTTATGAATTAGTAACCAATCGTTACTTTAGAACTTTATTTTACTTTAGAACACCAGGTCTCTTTTCAAAAATCCTACGCGTTTTTTATCCTAAGCATCCTAGTTTTACTATTGATATCTATACGAAAGTTGGTGGTGGGTTGAGGCTTGCGCATCCCTATTCTACAATATTAAATGCAAAAGTAATAGGTGAAAATGTTTACATTAATCATTTAGTGACTATTGGAGAAAAAAATGGTAAAAGACCAATACTTGGATCAAATGTTGAAGTACATGCAAATGCAATAATTATCGGAGGTATTACTATTGGTGATAATGCAATTATAGGTGCTGGGGCTGTTGTTGTTAAGGATGTGCCAAAGAATGCGATAGTTGTTGGCAATCCTGCACGAATTATTAATAAAGTTGAAAATAAATAA
- a CDS encoding glycosyltransferase family 4 protein, producing MKLLYITNQICGSGGLERVLSVKASYLAEESGYQVHILTLNQTGEDLFYDFSNEIHYHDISVGGNPFRYLYSYRKGIKDVLDRVKPDIISVCDDGLKGMLFPVIFGKKIPVVYERHVSKQIEFNSDKDSFLKKIWLSVKLRLMNYGGSKFHKFIVLTNGNLSEWDLKNLLVIPNPLPFNPLEKSTLNNKNVLVVGKQSYQKGYDRLLEIWEKVHFVHPDWNLEIYGKINTDLDLESKAEKLGLNSVVNFYPPVKNIQEKYKNSSIYLMTSRFEGFGMVLIEAMSYGVPCVSFDCPYGPADIVDDNINGFLVPNGNIDMFAEKLVSLIKDFDLRSRMGKCSSENVLRYNPEKIVKQWDVLFRSLILKK from the coding sequence ATGAAATTGTTATACATAACGAACCAAATTTGCGGTTCTGGAGGACTTGAGAGAGTTTTATCTGTTAAGGCATCTTACTTAGCCGAAGAGTCAGGATATCAGGTTCATATCTTAACTCTAAATCAGACAGGAGAAGATCTTTTTTATGATTTTAGTAATGAAATTCATTATCATGATATTTCTGTGGGAGGAAATCCATTCCGGTATTTATATTCTTATAGGAAGGGTATAAAAGATGTTCTTGATCGAGTTAAGCCAGATATTATTTCTGTTTGTGATGATGGACTGAAAGGTATGTTGTTTCCAGTAATTTTTGGGAAAAAAATTCCTGTTGTTTATGAACGGCATGTTTCAAAACAAATAGAGTTTAATAGTGATAAAGATTCTTTTCTGAAAAAAATCTGGTTAAGTGTGAAACTTAGATTGATGAATTATGGTGGGAGTAAATTTCATAAATTCATCGTTTTAACAAATGGAAATTTGTCAGAGTGGGATCTTAAAAACTTGCTTGTTATTCCTAATCCCTTACCTTTTAATCCTCTGGAAAAATCAACATTGAACAATAAAAATGTTTTAGTAGTTGGTAAACAGTCCTATCAAAAAGGGTATGATCGGTTATTGGAAATTTGGGAGAAAGTGCATTTTGTGCATCCAGATTGGAATCTTGAAATTTATGGAAAAATAAATACTGATTTAGATTTAGAGAGCAAGGCCGAAAAATTAGGATTAAATTCTGTTGTGAATTTCTATCCTCCAGTGAAGAATATTCAGGAAAAATATAAAAATTCATCAATTTATCTAATGACTTCTCGTTTTGAGGGGTTTGGAATGGTGTTAATAGAAGCAATGAGTTATGGAGTACCATGTGTTTCGTTTGATTGCCCTTATGGGCCAGCTGATATCGTTGATGATAATATCAATGGTTTTTTAGTACCTAATGGTAATATTGATATGTTTGCTGAAAAGTTAGTATCCTTAATAAAAGATTTCGATTTAAGGAGTCGAATGGGAAAATGTTCAAGTGAGAACGTACTTAGGTATAATCCAGAAAAGATTGTAAAACAGTGGGATGTTTTATTTCGCTCATTAATCTTAAAAAAATGA
- a CDS encoding glycosyltransferase yields MKKITILVDQFYEHGGIEKLVAIKANYWATNFEYDLTVISTENKNNSHIYDLEPTVKFIDLKINYNRLISYFSFTNLFLLFKNIFVIQKYLLKNKPDIVIVASHIPITYVLPFLLRRQTKIVKEFHFSKYYNKKSELKNKIFNYVESKYDKLVVLSTEERSFYKSSNVEVINNPIISDADVIINAQSKKDLIAATVVRFAPVKRLELLVGIWEKFSNDNPAWRLLIYGPLDNLYGGEIQNLVKEKKMENCVTFKGKTNSVLEELAKSRVVLMSSEQECFPMLILEAQSVGVPVISFDCPTGPRNIINNNHDGILIENDNIDKFVWALNRFSSDEEFQDRLSHGAILNSTKFELKTIMNEWNDKVLKI; encoded by the coding sequence ATGAAGAAAATAACAATTCTCGTGGATCAATTTTATGAGCATGGTGGTATCGAAAAGTTAGTCGCAATAAAAGCTAATTATTGGGCTACTAATTTTGAGTATGATCTTACGGTTATTAGTACTGAAAATAAAAATAATTCTCATATTTATGATTTAGAACCAACTGTAAAATTCATCGATCTGAAAATTAATTACAATCGATTAATTAGTTATTTTTCATTTACAAACCTTTTTCTTTTATTTAAAAATATTTTTGTTATTCAAAAATATTTATTGAAAAATAAGCCCGATATAGTAATTGTTGCGTCACATATCCCAATTACTTATGTTCTTCCTTTTTTATTGCGAAGACAAACCAAAATTGTTAAAGAATTTCATTTTTCAAAGTATTATAACAAGAAAAGTGAATTAAAAAATAAGATCTTCAATTATGTCGAGTCGAAGTATGATAAACTCGTTGTTTTGAGTACTGAAGAAAGGTCATTTTACAAGTCGAGTAATGTTGAGGTCATTAATAATCCAATCATTTCGGATGCAGATGTAATTATAAATGCGCAATCTAAAAAAGATTTAATTGCTGCTACAGTTGTTCGCTTTGCACCTGTCAAAAGACTCGAGCTTTTAGTTGGTATATGGGAAAAGTTTTCGAATGATAATCCAGCTTGGAGATTGCTTATTTATGGACCATTAGATAATCTTTATGGGGGTGAAATACAGAATCTTGTTAAAGAGAAAAAAATGGAGAATTGTGTGACTTTCAAAGGTAAAACAAATTCTGTTCTGGAAGAACTAGCTAAATCAAGGGTAGTCCTGATGAGTTCAGAACAGGAATGTTTTCCCATGCTTATTTTAGAGGCCCAATCGGTGGGAGTTCCTGTGATCTCATTTGATTGTCCTACAGGTCCTCGTAATATTATTAATAATAATCATGACGGGATATTGATTGAAAATGATAATATTGACAAATTTGTATGGGCCTTGAATCGATTTAGTTCTGACGAAGAATTTCAAGATCGTTTGTCGCATGGAGCAATATTGAATTCGACTAAATTTGAATTGAAAACTATTATGAATGAATGGAATGATAAAGTTCTAAAAATTTAG